In Natronococcus occultus SP4, the following proteins share a genomic window:
- a CDS encoding DNA-methyltransferase — MDAIYKILDGKEPRDVTDLMSVDPEYITVAGVEGDLVREDTAYPEPNRPVQGASYCGDSRELLDELPDESVDLVVTSPPFGLRNKKQYGNEDPEDYNEWFLEFAKEVYRVLDDEGSFVVDIGGGWEKGKPVRSLYHFKLLLELADEDGKMATKWDSKFNLAQDLYWYNPAKLPTPAQWVTIERIRLKDAVDHVWWFTKGEGREKPDNRNVLKPYSDSQKSLMENGYKSRLRPSEHDISDKFDDPEKKDGAIRPNFWDVLKEAGMSEDMYYNLENVEVPRELMKVAIENDLVEELAEVAVNPYLEDEVREIPNTRSNTKYLKACKLHDREDDIHPARFPREFPEFFIDFVTEPGDVVLDIFSGSNTTGQVAQQMGRKWLAFEFNSDYVDTSRYRFMSWDTIEQNAVANDDEQQQLDEASVEPQEEAAGTSTN, encoded by the coding sequence ATGGACGCGATATACAAAATCCTGGATGGTAAAGAGCCAAGGGATGTAACTGACCTGATGTCGGTCGATCCAGAATACATCACCGTAGCTGGTGTAGAGGGAGACCTTGTTCGCGAAGATACCGCCTATCCCGAACCCAACAGGCCCGTCCAGGGGGCGTCCTACTGTGGTGATAGTCGAGAACTTCTTGATGAACTCCCAGATGAAAGTGTTGATCTCGTCGTCACGTCCCCTCCGTTCGGGTTGCGAAACAAGAAGCAGTACGGGAACGAGGATCCTGAAGACTATAACGAATGGTTCCTCGAGTTCGCTAAAGAAGTCTATCGTGTTCTTGACGATGAGGGGAGCTTTGTCGTCGATATTGGTGGTGGATGGGAGAAAGGGAAGCCAGTTCGATCGCTCTATCATTTCAAACTTCTACTCGAACTTGCTGACGAAGATGGAAAGATGGCCACTAAGTGGGACAGCAAATTCAACCTCGCACAGGATCTCTACTGGTATAACCCAGCCAAACTCCCAACTCCTGCACAGTGGGTTACCATTGAACGTATCCGACTTAAAGACGCGGTAGACCACGTTTGGTGGTTCACGAAAGGCGAAGGCCGAGAGAAGCCAGACAATCGAAACGTGTTGAAGCCCTACTCTGATTCGCAAAAGAGTCTAATGGAAAACGGGTATAAATCTCGACTACGCCCGAGTGAACACGATATCAGCGATAAGTTCGACGATCCGGAAAAGAAAGATGGCGCCATTAGGCCAAATTTCTGGGATGTGTTGAAAGAAGCCGGGATGTCAGAAGATATGTATTATAATCTAGAGAACGTAGAGGTTCCACGAGAACTGATGAAAGTTGCTATTGAAAATGACCTCGTTGAGGAGCTGGCTGAAGTCGCCGTCAATCCCTACTTAGAGGACGAGGTGCGGGAAATACCCAACACTCGATCGAATACAAAGTATTTGAAGGCTTGTAAACTACACGACCGGGAGGATGATATCCATCCTGCTCGCTTCCCGAGAGAATTCCCAGAGTTCTTCATCGACTTCGTAACTGAACCTGGTGATGTTGTGCTTGATATTTTCTCCGGGAGTAACACTACAGGACAGGTAGCTCAGCAGATGGGACGGAAATGGCTTGCTTTTGAATTCAATTCTGACTACGTCGATACGTCTCGCTACCGGTTTATGTCGTGGGATACCATTGAGCAAAACGCTGTAGCGAATGATGATGAACAACAACAACTGGATGAGGCATCTGTAGAACCGCAAGAGGAGGCAGCTGGGACGAGTACAAACTAA
- a CDS encoding ATP-binding protein — protein sequence MRQAKLNVGLLNELKSLKTSEQVEDFLEQHDLEWKHLGGRDTNENSVHMVKDPANALNERVTNAIDACLERAVHENKVDSASSPREAVTEVFGLSKAGYNDMSPHWVKDTADSNINVAIEENSKPNRPVIEISDQGIGQQPQDFEDTFLSLDRNTKLTKPYLIGKYGQGGSSTFAFCEYAIIISRHCDGGDVGWSIVRYNERTSGDEEYSLGVYEYCVLPNGDIPSIPESEVDDLSGSIVRLIEYDATNFKNSLSAGAGNLYTVLHRTMFGSIFPFMLEDRRVERFKGYNDKPKRRTVVGSRYRLDKPSKYVDKSRDFRRVDLGEYGALRIKYWVLNDRSAVEQFADPTEPIVFTLDGQRHHTETKRYFKDGTGFNFLKDRIIVEVNCEDLSHSGKRAFTSDRESMADSDQGRVIRRKVIEALAEDDQLDALNENYKHKAIRETSSEQEERAKDLLADLLQNPKEGDEEEAPAEGGDEEEEEPVYEGGDGEEDEGPEELHDYPTYVKIINKQTPIPAKQGRTVRVKIEVDADWKFEELERGEITLDLSDVDGLTYNRETTLEDGRKYIYAKVDENAEIGESGVITAVVEWEDGRFEDERDLEIVEPPKTTSTGGAGELQSPEITQVTENNNSLGWDETDVVEFHPDEGDTGRVYVSMFNENIEPVLEDIPTEDTARQRKSEYTGYMAYYEVMRETEAQEVDADIDETYVKQEQNRVAKVLMRQIVDGMTPEVM from the coding sequence ATGAGACAGGCGAAACTCAACGTCGGTCTGCTTAACGAGCTAAAGTCACTCAAGACCTCAGAGCAAGTCGAGGATTTTCTCGAGCAACACGATCTCGAATGGAAACACCTCGGAGGACGGGATACCAACGAAAACTCCGTGCATATGGTAAAAGACCCCGCCAACGCGCTAAATGAGCGGGTCACCAATGCCATCGACGCCTGTCTCGAACGAGCCGTCCACGAAAACAAAGTGGACTCTGCTTCGTCCCCTCGGGAAGCAGTCACAGAGGTATTCGGCCTCTCGAAGGCTGGTTACAATGATATGTCCCCGCATTGGGTAAAGGACACTGCAGATTCCAATATCAACGTCGCAATTGAGGAAAACAGTAAGCCAAACAGGCCGGTTATCGAGATTTCAGACCAAGGGATTGGTCAACAACCACAAGACTTCGAGGACACTTTCCTCAGCCTAGACCGAAACACCAAACTGACGAAGCCCTACTTGATCGGGAAATATGGACAGGGTGGATCATCGACTTTCGCGTTCTGCGAATACGCCATTATCATCTCACGGCATTGTGACGGAGGAGATGTTGGCTGGTCAATTGTTCGGTACAATGAGCGAACCAGTGGCGACGAGGAGTACAGTTTAGGTGTTTATGAGTACTGCGTCCTTCCCAACGGAGATATCCCCTCCATTCCCGAATCTGAAGTCGACGACTTGAGCGGTTCAATCGTTCGTCTTATCGAGTACGACGCAACCAATTTTAAGAACAGTCTGTCCGCTGGCGCTGGCAATCTCTACACAGTGCTTCACCGAACGATGTTCGGTTCGATCTTCCCATTTATGCTTGAAGATCGTCGAGTCGAGCGTTTCAAGGGCTATAATGACAAGCCGAAACGCCGAACTGTCGTGGGGAGTCGATACCGACTCGATAAACCTTCTAAATACGTTGATAAATCTCGAGATTTCCGTCGAGTTGATCTCGGTGAATATGGTGCGCTTCGCATCAAATATTGGGTGCTGAATGATCGAAGTGCAGTCGAGCAGTTCGCTGATCCGACTGAACCCATTGTGTTCACATTAGATGGTCAGCGGCATCATACGGAGACTAAACGATACTTCAAGGACGGTACTGGGTTCAACTTCCTCAAAGATAGGATCATTGTCGAAGTAAACTGCGAAGATCTATCACACTCCGGAAAACGTGCGTTCACATCAGACAGGGAGAGTATGGCCGACAGTGATCAGGGGCGCGTGATCCGTCGGAAGGTAATCGAGGCGTTAGCAGAAGACGACCAACTCGATGCCCTGAACGAAAACTACAAGCATAAAGCCATCCGCGAGACTTCCTCGGAGCAGGAGGAACGAGCGAAAGATTTGCTCGCGGATCTGCTACAAAATCCAAAGGAAGGTGACGAGGAAGAAGCACCAGCAGAAGGAGGTGACGAGGAAGAAGAGGAACCAGTCTATGAGGGTGGAGATGGTGAAGAGGATGAAGGCCCCGAGGAGCTGCACGATTATCCCACCTACGTCAAAATCATCAATAAACAGACTCCGATCCCAGCCAAGCAAGGTCGTACAGTTCGAGTAAAGATCGAAGTTGATGCGGACTGGAAGTTCGAAGAACTCGAACGAGGTGAAATCACTCTCGATTTGAGTGATGTCGATGGTCTCACCTATAACCGAGAAACAACGTTAGAGGACGGGCGGAAATACATCTACGCGAAGGTAGACGAAAACGCAGAGATTGGTGAGTCTGGAGTGATTACTGCTGTCGTCGAATGGGAAGACGGACGGTTCGAGGACGAACGAGATCTCGAGATCGTTGAACCACCAAAAACCACGTCAACCGGCGGAGCTGGTGAACTCCAATCCCCGGAAATCACACAGGTAACAGAGAATAACAATTCTCTCGGATGGGACGAAACAGACGTTGTTGAGTTCCATCCCGATGAAGGAGATACAGGACGAGTATACGTCTCTATGTTCAACGAAAACATTGAGCCGGTTCTTGAAGATATCCCCACTGAGGACACCGCCAGACAACGCAAAAGCGAGTACACCGGTTATATGGCGTACTATGAGGTGATGCGAGAGACCGAAGCTCAAGAAGTGGATGCCGATATCGACGAAACATACGTGAAACAAGAACAGAACCGCGTCGCCAAAGTACTAATGAGGCAAATAGTGGACGGGATGACCCCTGAGGTAATGTAA
- a CDS encoding winged helix-turn-helix transcriptional regulator — protein MIETEIHLTRTDEKIITEIRSNGRATVSLIADIIDRHDQHVRERVQRLEEHGVLVNVAPYLYDTPEQAQEYLPEE, from the coding sequence GTGATAGAGACAGAAATACACCTTACCCGAACTGACGAAAAAATAATCACCGAAATACGATCGAACGGCCGTGCAACAGTATCACTAATCGCAGATATCATCGACAGGCACGATCAACACGTACGCGAACGTGTGCAGCGGTTGGAAGAGCACGGTGTGCTGGTTAATGTTGCACCATATCTGTATGACACGCCAGAGCAAGCGCAAGAGTATCTGCCGGAGGAATAA